The proteins below come from a single Rhodohalobacter sp. SW132 genomic window:
- a CDS encoding mechanosensitive ion channel family protein — protein MFGTSEINPDAFTFSAPIANLLISTVILFLLVAILRYVTGRFIRRTVPSQDLRRKWIVQSRNGLILLFVLGLIIIWGEELRTLALSVVAIAVALVVATKELILCVSGSVLKSGARSFNIGDRIQIKDFRGDVIDQNLLATTILEVGPGKLTHQRTGRMTVIPNALFVSEPLINESFTHDYVLHVFTVPFKREDDWMKAKEAFHNSAVDHSKEYISEARKYMEKISDQKGLDIPSVEPRVRITVPAPGEIHLVIRIPTKLEERSYIEQAILLDVLGGNDFSKKSENKVE, from the coding sequence ATGTTTGGTACATCAGAGATAAATCCTGACGCGTTCACCTTCTCAGCCCCGATCGCTAATTTGCTGATCAGTACGGTGATTCTGTTTCTCCTTGTAGCCATATTGCGCTACGTCACCGGAAGGTTCATTCGGCGAACTGTACCATCGCAGGATCTGCGCAGAAAGTGGATTGTTCAATCCCGAAACGGGTTGATTCTTCTGTTTGTACTGGGTTTGATCATTATCTGGGGCGAAGAATTGCGCACGCTGGCACTGTCGGTAGTGGCCATTGCAGTTGCACTTGTGGTTGCTACCAAAGAGCTGATCCTTTGTGTCTCCGGGTCGGTTCTGAAGTCGGGGGCGAGATCATTCAACATCGGTGACAGAATACAGATTAAAGACTTCAGGGGGGATGTAATTGATCAGAATCTTCTGGCTACGACGATTCTTGAAGTGGGTCCGGGAAAGCTCACACATCAGAGAACCGGACGGATGACCGTTATTCCAAACGCACTGTTTGTTTCGGAGCCACTGATTAATGAGAGTTTTACACACGATTATGTTCTGCATGTATTTACCGTTCCGTTTAAACGCGAGGACGACTGGATGAAGGCAAAAGAGGCTTTTCACAATTCTGCAGTTGACCACAGCAAAGAGTATATTTCGGAAGCCCGGAAATACATGGAGAAAATCAGTGATCAAAAGGGACTCGATATCCCGTCTGTGGAGCCACGGGTTCGAATTACAGTGCCGGCACCGGGCGAAATTCACCTGGTGATTCGTATTCCCACTAAACTTGAAGAACGGAGTTACATCGAGCAGGCGATCCTATTAGATGTTCTTGGGGGAAATGATTTTTCTAAAAAGAGTGAAAACAAAGTAGAGTAA
- a CDS encoding GNAT family N-acetyltransferase, whose protein sequence is MKNRISIRKATADDAESIAEFNIAMAMETEQKKLERDGIEPGVKALFDHPEYGFYLVAESGDEIIGSLMVTKEWSDWRNGLFWWIQSVYVIPEFRRRGVYRAMYEKVKQLADQAETVCGFRLYVEKENTVAQQTYLSLGMKETHYKMFEEIT, encoded by the coding sequence ATGAAAAACCGGATTTCGATACGAAAAGCAACGGCTGATGATGCCGAATCAATTGCAGAGTTTAATATTGCAATGGCGATGGAGACGGAACAGAAGAAGCTCGAAAGAGATGGGATTGAACCCGGAGTAAAAGCGTTGTTTGATCACCCCGAATACGGATTTTACCTTGTCGCAGAGTCAGGTGATGAAATAATCGGGTCATTGATGGTTACCAAAGAGTGGAGCGACTGGCGAAACGGACTCTTCTGGTGGATCCAAAGCGTGTATGTGATTCCGGAATTTCGCAGGCGTGGTGTTTACCGTGCGATGTACGAGAAGGTGAAACAACTGGCGGATCAGGCCGAAACCGTCTGCGGGTTTCGGCTATATGTTGAAAAAGAGAACACCGTTGCTCAGCAAACGTATCTAAGTCTTGGGATGAAAGAGACGCATTACAAAATGTTTGAAGAGATCACTTGA
- a CDS encoding endonuclease domain-containing protein has protein sequence MNSSNLYYNKKLKEFARRLRKQATKAEVNLWNEVLRGRQMYGYTFLRQRPVLFFIADFMCKELMLIIEVDGYTHEWEEQWVLDQSRQSKLEELGFIVIRFTDEEILHDIRNVERVIESWIEDHPPVPLRRGNSLNSSSTR, from the coding sequence ATGAACAGTTCAAACCTGTATTACAACAAAAAATTAAAAGAATTTGCACGCCGGCTTCGTAAGCAAGCCACTAAGGCTGAAGTGAACCTATGGAACGAGGTTTTGCGTGGCAGGCAGATGTATGGGTATACATTTTTGCGACAACGTCCTGTTCTGTTTTTCATTGCTGATTTCATGTGTAAAGAATTGATGCTGATTATTGAAGTTGATGGATATACACACGAGTGGGAGGAACAATGGGTATTGGATCAATCAAGACAGAGTAAACTTGAAGAACTGGGCTTTATCGTTATTAGATTTACAGATGAGGAGATTTTACATGATATCAGGAATGTAGAAAGGGTCATTGAATCATGGATTGAGGATCATCCCCCTGTCCCCCTTCGAAGGGGGAACTCGCTGAATTCCTCTTCAACACGCTAA
- a CDS encoding FtsX-like permease family protein, with translation MYLKLAWRNIWRNKRRTLITVSSVMFAVVFALFLESLERGAHDVMIDNMTRFHTGYIQVQDYRFEDEPSLDNAFYYDDSLSDQVTGLEPVEYTIPRIETFMLAAGAEVTRGAIVMGIDVDREDQLNDLKDRLTEGRFFEPGDGTAVVTEGLANRLNLAVGDSLVLLGQGRFGMTASGLYEISGLLRHPTREMNNQLVYLSLPDAQWLLSADDHITALLVTPNRVRDTESIARQLRSELENEELAVFTWRELIPELVEALEFDQAQSRLMMGILYVVIGFGIFGTILTMTLERMREFGILLSVGMQRIKLAFVVFIETFFITIMGVLAGYALGIFPILYFYFNPIELGGDMEEVVAEFGIEPIMPTAIAPDIFLWQGLMVFILTTIICLYPTIKILTLKILEASRA, from the coding sequence ATGTACCTAAAACTAGCCTGGCGAAATATCTGGAGGAACAAGCGGCGGACGCTGATTACCGTCAGTTCGGTGATGTTTGCCGTGGTTTTTGCCTTGTTCCTGGAGTCGCTCGAGCGGGGTGCGCATGATGTGATGATCGATAACATGACCCGCTTTCACACCGGCTATATCCAGGTACAGGATTACCGGTTTGAAGATGAGCCTTCTCTCGATAACGCTTTTTATTATGATGATTCTTTGTCAGACCAGGTAACCGGACTTGAACCGGTTGAGTATACCATCCCCCGAATTGAAACCTTTATGCTGGCCGCCGGCGCCGAGGTAACGCGTGGGGCTATTGTGATGGGTATTGATGTTGACCGGGAAGACCAGCTTAACGACCTGAAAGATCGCCTGACAGAAGGGCGCTTTTTTGAACCGGGTGATGGAACCGCGGTTGTAACCGAAGGATTGGCCAACCGGCTCAACCTTGCTGTGGGAGATTCCCTGGTTTTGCTCGGTCAGGGCCGGTTTGGGATGACCGCATCCGGGCTGTATGAAATATCCGGACTTCTGCGCCATCCCACCCGTGAGATGAACAACCAGCTTGTCTATCTCTCGCTGCCCGATGCACAATGGCTTCTCTCTGCAGATGATCACATAACCGCATTGCTTGTTACACCCAACCGCGTACGCGACACCGAATCGATTGCCCGCCAACTGAGATCCGAACTTGAAAATGAAGAATTAGCTGTTTTTACATGGCGTGAGCTGATACCGGAATTGGTGGAAGCCCTTGAGTTTGACCAGGCACAATCACGCCTGATGATGGGAATTCTTTATGTGGTGATCGGTTTTGGCATCTTCGGCACTATCCTGACCATGACCCTTGAAAGGATGAGGGAATTTGGCATCCTTTTGTCAGTGGGAATGCAGCGCATTAAGCTCGCATTCGTGGTCTTCATCGAAACCTTTTTTATCACCATAATGGGCGTGCTGGCAGGTTATGCTCTGGGCATTTTCCCCATTCTCTATTTTTATTTCAACCCGATTGAACTGGGAGGTGACATGGAAGAAGTGGTTGCCGAATTTGGTATTGAACCCATCATGCCGACTGCTATTGCTCCGGATATTTTTCTCTGGCAGGGGCTGATGGTTTTCATCCTTACAACCATCATCTGTTTATATCCCACAATTAAAATCTTAACCCTGAAAATTTTGGAAGCGTCACGAGCTTGA
- a CDS encoding sulfurtransferase: MARYLSLLFIVILFYACTPAGEEPLTDYPNSHLLLSADQLSEDLQSNNILLIDARDEIEDGVIPGAVHFPAISSLTDPDHSIEHFLVGPDRFQELMREHGLNNDSRVVIYDGGNALASARLFYALDYYGFSNAAILNGGIQGWNDHGFELGESPASPTAGNFQFQIQEGLACDFEYITAAADADDKIVFDARSRDEYTGEDERAQLSGHIPNAVHLEWSSVLEQDGIPYFLPPSDIQSQYTALGITPDKEVIPHCHTNVRGSHAYFTLRLMGYDSVRPYEGSWSDYGNREGAPISRVN, encoded by the coding sequence ATGGCCCGCTACCTCTCTCTACTATTTATTGTGATTCTGTTTTATGCGTGTACTCCCGCCGGAGAAGAACCCCTCACCGACTATCCCAACTCACATCTTCTTCTTTCAGCCGATCAGCTTTCTGAAGATCTGCAGTCGAATAACATACTCTTAATTGATGCTCGCGATGAAATTGAAGATGGTGTGATTCCCGGCGCTGTTCATTTCCCCGCTATTTCCAGTCTTACTGATCCCGATCACTCCATTGAACATTTTCTTGTCGGTCCCGATCGTTTCCAGGAATTGATGCGTGAGCACGGGCTGAATAACGACAGCCGTGTTGTGATTTATGACGGCGGAAACGCACTCGCCTCTGCCCGGCTTTTCTACGCACTCGATTATTACGGTTTTTCTAATGCAGCGATTCTGAACGGAGGAATTCAGGGGTGGAATGATCACGGTTTTGAACTTGGTGAATCGCCTGCTTCACCCACTGCCGGAAATTTTCAGTTTCAAATTCAGGAAGGCCTGGCTTGTGACTTTGAATACATCACAGCAGCAGCGGATGCGGATGACAAAATTGTTTTTGATGCACGCAGCCGGGATGAGTACACAGGCGAAGATGAACGGGCACAGCTGAGTGGTCATATTCCAAACGCTGTTCACCTGGAATGGAGCAGCGTACTCGAACAAGATGGAATTCCCTACTTTTTACCACCCAGTGATATTCAGTCACAGTATACCGCCCTCGGCATCACCCCGGATAAGGAAGTCATTCCCCACTGCCACACCAACGTTCGCGGTTCACATGCCTATTTTACGCTTCGATTGATGGGTTACGATTCCGTTCGTCCTTATGAAGGGTCATGGTCAGATTACGGAAACCGGGAAGGAGCACCGATCAGCCGAGTTAACTGA
- a CDS encoding outer membrane lipoprotein-sorting protein yields the protein MKSKLREYYPALILLFIFITIGLTIPFKAAAQNATEIIDRMEEVMRGESSVAEMTMTIERPRYTRDISMKAWSLGEDFSLILITAPARDQGTTYLKRRNEIWNYVPNIDRTIKMPPSMMSQSWMGSDFTNDDLVRESSTVDDYEHRILREEEYNGRDAWVLELIPKPDTPIVYGKVLMWVDKKHYIQLKVENYDQRDELANTIEFSEIGEMGGRTFPAKMTLTPADKPDHQTVMEYRNLEFDVDLSESFFTQQNMRRVR from the coding sequence ATGAAATCAAAGCTGAGAGAATACTACCCGGCATTAATACTACTGTTCATATTTATTACGATAGGGCTCACCATACCCTTTAAGGCAGCAGCCCAAAATGCCACCGAAATCATTGACCGGATGGAGGAGGTAATGCGCGGTGAATCGAGCGTGGCCGAAATGACCATGACCATTGAACGCCCCCGCTACACCCGTGATATCAGCATGAAAGCGTGGTCGCTGGGCGAAGACTTTTCACTTATTCTGATAACCGCTCCTGCCCGTGATCAGGGCACAACCTACCTGAAGCGCCGGAACGAGATCTGGAACTACGTTCCCAACATCGACCGAACTATAAAGATGCCCCCGTCGATGATGTCCCAGTCGTGGATGGGCTCCGATTTCACCAACGATGACCTGGTTCGGGAAAGCTCCACAGTGGATGATTACGAACACAGAATTCTGCGCGAAGAAGAGTACAACGGCCGCGATGCCTGGGTTCTCGAACTCATCCCGAAACCCGACACCCCGATAGTCTACGGCAAGGTCCTGATGTGGGTCGATAAGAAGCATTATATCCAGTTAAAAGTAGAGAATTACGATCAGCGTGATGAGTTGGCAAATACCATAGAATTTTCGGAAATCGGGGAAATGGGGGGCAGGACATTCCCTGCAAAAATGACGCTCACCCCGGCCGACAAACCAGATCATCAAACAGTTATGGAATACCGAAACTTGGAATTTGATGTTGATTTGAGTGAATCGTTTTTTACACAGCAGAATATGAGGAGAGTAAGGTGA
- a CDS encoding HD domain-containing protein: MDLNQLENSCKTFIEKDVSADAAHDVAHIQRVVNNSKIILDQTTADRQIVLAASWLHDCVALPKNHPDRKKSSQLAADKAGKFLKSISFPQDKIPAVCHAIESHSFSAGIKPRTPEAEIVQDADRIDALGAIGIARCFAVGGQLKTSLYNPDDPFCEQRIPDDSKFTVDHFFTKLFKLPETMNTEQGRALARDRAKYMEKYLSQLSAEIT, from the coding sequence ATGGATCTCAATCAACTCGAAAATTCGTGCAAAACTTTTATTGAAAAAGATGTCTCGGCAGATGCAGCCCACGATGTTGCTCATATTCAGCGAGTGGTAAACAATTCGAAAATTATTTTAGATCAAACCACCGCAGATCGCCAGATTGTACTTGCAGCATCCTGGCTGCACGATTGTGTTGCACTGCCTAAAAATCATCCCGATCGAAAAAAATCCTCTCAGTTAGCCGCTGATAAAGCCGGTAAATTTTTAAAATCGATCTCTTTCCCGCAAGATAAAATTCCGGCTGTTTGTCACGCTATTGAATCCCATAGTTTTTCAGCCGGTATCAAACCACGAACACCGGAAGCAGAAATTGTTCAGGATGCCGACAGGATTGATGCGCTGGGGGCTATCGGCATTGCCCGCTGTTTCGCAGTCGGGGGGCAGCTTAAAACCTCGCTGTACAATCCGGATGACCCATTCTGTGAACAACGCATCCCTGATGACTCAAAATTTACGGTAGACCATTTTTTCACAAAACTTTTCAAGCTGCCCGAGACGATGAACACGGAACAAGGCAGGGCACTTGCCCGGGATCGAGCTAAGTACATGGAAAAATATCTGAGTCAATTGTCGGCTGAAATTACCTGA
- a CDS encoding DUF4174 domain-containing protein, which produces MKSSALIVILLLSAIEMSSSTTDPIDLNLSEYRWENRVILLFATDSADEHYHRQAELLKSETAGMADRDLMVVSVFTEGESHLDGRRITDRSADRLRNRYWDESDTFTFILLGKDGGVKIRAVEIVEIDQLFGRIDSMPMRQREIRNNGK; this is translated from the coding sequence GTGAAAAGTTCAGCCCTGATCGTAATCCTATTATTATCTGCAATTGAGATGTCATCATCAACAACAGATCCGATTGATTTGAACCTGAGTGAGTACCGCTGGGAAAACCGGGTGATACTTCTCTTTGCAACGGACAGTGCGGATGAGCATTACCATCGACAGGCTGAACTTCTGAAATCTGAAACGGCCGGAATGGCCGATCGTGATTTGATGGTTGTGTCGGTTTTCACAGAAGGGGAATCGCACCTGGATGGGAGAAGAATCACGGACAGAAGTGCAGACCGGCTTCGAAACAGATACTGGGATGAATCTGATACGTTCACTTTTATTTTACTCGGGAAAGACGGGGGTGTAAAAATTCGGGCCGTCGAGATTGTTGAGATTGACCAGCTATTTGGACGGATCGACAGTATGCCGATGAGGCAGAGGGAGATACGGAATAACGGGAAATAA
- a CDS encoding GbsR/MarR family transcriptional regulator, whose amino-acid sequence MNKKKLEYIENTGLMFEAFGMTRMSGRFFGYLVVNDKDAASFNDIKEALNASKGSISGTSSQLLNAGLIEQVSLPGDRKTYYRLSKDRVGSILKARTKLFEQFAKTLVEGRSLKNREDDVSEWLLEISTFYSWIGDQIDETLEEWEKNKKEIIKKKRSEYEKREK is encoded by the coding sequence ATGAACAAAAAGAAATTGGAATACATAGAAAACACCGGGTTGATGTTCGAGGCTTTTGGCATGACGAGAATGTCCGGCCGTTTTTTCGGATATCTCGTTGTGAACGACAAAGATGCTGCCTCCTTTAATGATATTAAAGAAGCACTAAATGCCAGTAAAGGCAGTATCAGCGGAACTTCATCACAACTGCTGAATGCCGGGCTGATCGAGCAGGTTTCACTTCCCGGAGACCGTAAAACCTATTACAGGTTGAGTAAAGACAGGGTTGGAAGTATCCTGAAAGCCAGAACTAAATTATTCGAACAATTTGCAAAAACCCTCGTAGAAGGAAGAAGCCTGAAGAATCGCGAAGATGATGTTTCCGAATGGCTGCTTGAAATTTCAACCTTCTACAGCTGGATTGGTGATCAGATTGATGAGACTCTTGAAGAGTGGGAAAAGAATAAAAAAGAAATCATAAAAAAGAAGAGGTCTGAATATGAAAAGCGGGAGAAATAA
- a CDS encoding ABC transporter ATP-binding protein: MAIIATHNLSKVYNPDTVPVHALRDVSLEFEEGEFTTVRGPSGSGKTTLLNMIGGLDVPTEGFVEIDGTRITGMKDRELINFRLNNIGFVFQAYNLIPVFTAYENVSFIMLLQKRDKAEMKERSEELLTAMGLSKKFNSRPKQLSGGEQQRVAVARALASRPKFILADEPTANLDTDSAMNLLDMMEKMNQEENVTFIFSTHDQRVIDRARRVITMVDGAIDKDEKKSPPSKGESERSEQGDDSLS; the protein is encoded by the coding sequence ATGGCAATCATAGCAACCCACAACCTCTCAAAAGTCTACAATCCTGATACAGTTCCCGTGCATGCGCTTCGTGATGTGAGCCTTGAATTTGAAGAGGGCGAATTTACAACGGTGCGTGGACCCTCGGGTTCCGGGAAGACTACACTTTTGAATATGATCGGCGGCCTCGACGTACCCACTGAAGGGTTTGTAGAGATAGACGGCACACGAATCACCGGTATGAAAGACCGTGAGCTGATTAACTTCCGGCTGAATAATATCGGGTTTGTGTTCCAGGCGTATAACCTGATTCCGGTTTTCACCGCGTATGAAAACGTATCGTTCATTATGCTTCTTCAAAAGCGCGATAAAGCAGAGATGAAAGAGCGGTCGGAAGAACTGCTGACGGCAATGGGACTTAGTAAAAAATTCAACTCCCGTCCCAAGCAGCTTTCAGGCGGCGAGCAGCAGCGGGTGGCTGTAGCGCGGGCACTTGCTTCACGGCCAAAGTTTATTCTCGCCGATGAACCCACCGCCAACCTCGACACCGACTCCGCCATGAATCTGCTCGACATGATGGAAAAGATGAACCAGGAGGAAAACGTCACCTTTATCTTCTCCACCCACGACCAGCGCGTGATTGACCGGGCGAGGCGGGTGATTACGATGGTTGATGGCGCGATTGATAAGGATGAGAAGAAGAGTCCCCCTTCGAAGGGGGAAAGCGAGCGGAGCGAGCAGGGGGATGATTCACTGAGTTAA
- a CDS encoding YaiO family outer membrane beta-barrel protein encodes MQRNFSFFLILPVITILFFAAPDHHAQAQQAEDPDALFEQARTVASDGNLEEARELALLILSEFPEYHDVRIFYARTLAWEQRFSDSRTQLQIVLRDEPEHPEALSARADVELWDGNFRAGLEYANRSIAVRPDQAGLYVQRARILIGLNRFSAALSDLDSAENLDAEHSERIQQLRNEIQQDQHRNIAVFGMSYDQFGDDLDPYQRMYGEYHRLTDYGPVIGRISVVHRFDITDWQAEIDSYPILSSNWYAYLNAGLSGGELFPEFRFGAELYRSLPQTFEGSAGLRYLNFRDDDVIIVTASISKYWRSWFFTFQPFFTPGDAGVNTAFNGIARKYFGDPLSYASLVGGFGFSPDDRRIIDGTAAERLLKSRYFGVDANYLVRNRLQLFGETKVTFQQFPFLTDYTRIITLETGIRYSF; translated from the coding sequence ATGCAGCGAAACTTTTCATTTTTTTTGATACTGCCTGTAATTACTATTCTTTTTTTTGCTGCACCAGACCACCACGCACAGGCGCAACAGGCGGAAGATCCGGATGCTCTTTTTGAACAAGCCCGGACAGTCGCTTCTGATGGTAATCTGGAGGAAGCGAGAGAACTTGCTTTGCTTATACTATCTGAATTTCCTGAATACCATGATGTACGTATATTTTATGCGCGCACACTCGCCTGGGAACAACGTTTTAGTGATTCAAGAACACAGCTTCAAATTGTGCTGCGAGATGAACCGGAACATCCGGAGGCACTTTCTGCCCGCGCAGACGTAGAACTTTGGGATGGTAATTTCCGTGCCGGATTAGAGTATGCAAATCGCTCCATTGCTGTGCGTCCTGATCAGGCGGGTCTGTACGTTCAAAGAGCCCGGATTCTCATCGGATTGAACCGGTTTTCTGCCGCACTCTCTGATCTGGACAGTGCTGAGAATCTGGATGCCGAACATTCCGAACGGATACAACAACTTCGAAATGAGATACAGCAGGATCAGCATCGAAATATTGCGGTTTTTGGAATGTCATACGATCAGTTTGGGGATGATCTTGATCCCTATCAACGAATGTATGGCGAGTACCATCGGCTGACTGATTACGGACCTGTAATTGGCAGAATTTCGGTTGTCCACCGTTTTGATATCACGGACTGGCAGGCTGAAATCGATTCATACCCAATCCTGAGTTCAAACTGGTATGCCTACCTGAATGCCGGACTTTCCGGTGGCGAACTCTTCCCTGAATTTCGCTTTGGTGCCGAGCTCTACCGTTCACTTCCGCAAACTTTTGAAGGGTCTGCCGGCTTGCGTTACCTCAATTTTCGGGATGATGATGTAATCATAGTAACCGCATCCATCAGTAAATACTGGCGAAGCTGGTTTTTTACATTCCAGCCGTTTTTCACACCCGGTGATGCCGGCGTCAACACTGCATTCAACGGTATTGCCAGGAAGTATTTTGGAGACCCTCTCTCCTATGCTTCACTTGTTGGAGGGTTTGGATTTTCACCGGATGATCGGCGCATTATTGACGGCACGGCAGCTGAACGCCTGCTAAAATCGAGGTATTTTGGGGTGGATGCCAATTACCTGGTCCGCAATCGGCTCCAACTTTTTGGAGAAACGAAAGTAACCTTTCAACAATTTCCGTTTCTTACAGATTACACAAGGATCATCACATTAGAAACCGGCATCAGATACTCTTTTTAG
- a CDS encoding FtsX-like permease family protein — protein sequence MKMLLSISWRNIWRHPARSGVLIMAIIAGLWAGILVSALTNGWIHQRFVNMIQEEITHAQIHHPEYLTEREPWMYIENPDDIFTFLDRDARVNSWSARTLTDGMIQSPLTSSGVQIRGVQTDRERATTTFHENLTEGDYLDSELRNPVLLGERLADKLNVEVGNRIVLTFQDLDNEITSGSFTISGLFRTASNPYDERNVFVRNEDLQELLGDAVFHEIAVMLQDEDLSDAVTGDINNEFENITAESWYELSPELRYITDMGGGLIVYIMAVIMLALAFGILNTMLMAIFERMRELGMLLAIGMNKMRVFFMIMLESVILTLTGAAGGLLLAWLTLEYLGEKGIDMTAVGGESMAEFGYDAVVYPIAYTNDYITTITLVVITALLAAIYPAFKALRLNPGEVVRE from the coding sequence ATGAAAATGCTCTTATCCATATCATGGCGAAACATCTGGAGGCATCCGGCGCGGAGCGGTGTGCTGATCATGGCGATTATTGCGGGGCTTTGGGCCGGAATCCTGGTTTCGGCACTTACCAACGGCTGGATTCATCAGCGTTTTGTGAATATGATCCAGGAGGAAATCACCCATGCCCAAATTCACCATCCGGAGTATCTTACCGAAAGAGAACCATGGATGTATATTGAAAATCCGGACGATATTTTCACATTCCTTGATAGGGATGCTCGTGTGAACTCATGGTCGGCCCGCACACTGACTGATGGTATGATACAATCACCGCTTACATCTTCAGGCGTACAGATCCGGGGCGTGCAAACCGATCGTGAACGTGCAACAACCACCTTCCACGAAAACCTGACAGAGGGTGATTATCTCGACAGTGAACTCCGAAATCCAGTGCTGCTGGGGGAAAGGCTTGCTGATAAACTCAATGTTGAGGTTGGAAATCGTATCGTACTCACATTCCAGGATCTGGATAATGAGATCACCTCGGGCTCATTTACTATTTCGGGTCTGTTCCGCACGGCGTCTAATCCGTATGATGAACGGAATGTGTTTGTGCGTAATGAGGATTTACAGGAACTGCTCGGAGATGCAGTCTTCCATGAAATCGCAGTGATGCTTCAGGATGAAGATCTCAGTGATGCGGTTACCGGCGATATCAACAACGAATTCGAAAATATTACAGCGGAATCCTGGTATGAACTCTCTCCCGAGCTCCGGTATATCACCGATATGGGTGGCGGACTGATCGTGTACATCATGGCCGTAATTATGCTGGCACTTGCGTTCGGAATTCTCAATACCATGCTGATGGCCATCTTTGAACGCATGCGCGAACTTGGTATGCTGCTGGCCATCGGGATGAACAAGATGCGGGTATTTTTTATGATCATGCTGGAGTCTGTTATCCTGACTCTGACCGGGGCGGCCGGCGGGCTGCTTCTGGCCTGGTTAACACTGGAATACCTTGGAGAAAAAGGAATTGATATGACCGCAGTGGGAGGTGAATCTATGGCAGAGTTTGGTTACGATGCCGTCGTTTATCCCATCGCCTATACTAATGATTATATCACAACCATAACCCTAGTAGTGATCACCGCACTCCTTGCTGCTATTTACCCGGCGTTCAAGGCGTTGAGGCTGAATCCGGGGGAGGTGGTAAGGGAGTAA